Proteins encoded in a region of the Flavobacterium sp. PMTSA4 genome:
- a CDS encoding DUF6155 family protein produces MSKRNLKNYLSELTKKQLQEQIMELYEKFGNVKIYYDFAFNPNEDKLSKEARVKISNEFFPVTRRKPKMRRSVAQKIIKHFIELGVDSFVIADIMLFSIEIAQSFTAEKPIKQEAFYKSMFNTFKQAIEFVVEKGIYYDFKERIKAIEIEVSEQNWMNEFEFKALLEKL; encoded by the coding sequence ATGAGCAAACGAAATTTAAAAAATTATCTGTCTGAATTAACAAAAAAGCAGCTCCAAGAACAAATCATGGAACTTTATGAAAAGTTTGGAAACGTAAAAATCTATTACGATTTTGCTTTTAATCCAAATGAAGATAAACTTTCTAAAGAAGCTAGAGTTAAAATTTCTAATGAATTTTTTCCAGTTACTCGTAGAAAACCAAAAATGCGTCGTTCTGTGGCTCAAAAAATCATCAAACACTTTATTGAATTAGGAGTTGATTCGTTTGTTATTGCTGACATCATGCTTTTTTCTATTGAAATTGCACAATCTTTTACTGCTGAAAAGCCAATAAAACAAGAAGCATTCTATAAATCAATGTTTAACACTTTTAAGCAAGCAATTGAATTTGTAGTTGAAAAAGGAATTTATTATGATTTCAAAGAACGAATTAAAGCTATTGAAATCGAAGTTTCTGAACAAAATTGGATGAATGAATTTGAATTCAAAGCACTTCTTGAAAAGCTTTAA
- a CDS encoding DUF3817 domain-containing protein, giving the protein MTKVFKFFAISEGISYLALFANMLINKSYNPELYKTLLFPIGMAHGVLFIAYVLFAFIIRKNQNWNLKEFVLVQLASLLPFGTFYVEKKLVRNA; this is encoded by the coding sequence ATGACTAAAGTTTTTAAGTTTTTTGCAATTTCTGAAGGAATATCTTATTTGGCTCTTTTTGCTAATATGTTGATTAACAAATCTTATAATCCTGAGTTATATAAAACATTATTATTCCCAATCGGAATGGCGCATGGTGTTTTATTTATTGCTTATGTATTATTTGCATTTATAATTCGAAAAAATCAAAATTGGAATTTAAAAGAATTTGTTTTGGTTCAACTTGCTTCACTCCTACCATTTGGAACTTTTTATGTAGAAAAAAAATTAGTTAGAAATGCATAA
- a CDS encoding mechanosensitive ion channel family protein, protein MHKLIEKIFGFIPSLFERNDLNDTLTIYLSLLLNVLILCIISYLIFFISRKVLISLMTIIAGRTKTKFDDFLITNKTAKFIAYLIPFLFIYKSVPVILDDFVYWENIFNKLVRIYIVILSLWIVRSVLKALRDYLKQKPKFSDKPIDSYIQVIMIVLWLFGIVVIIFKIFDIGKATLFGTLGAVSAVIILVFRDTILGFVASVQVSMNDMVRIGDWVTFDKFGADGDVIEINLATVKVRNFDNTTTTIPTYSLISDSFKNWRGMQNSDGRRIKRYILIKSKSIRFLDEKELEKFKKIQLISNYIDTRQVEIQKFNTSNNIDKSLAVNGRNMTNFGLFRKYITEYLHIHPGLNKDMLLMCRQLQPTSQGIPLEIYTFSSDKRWVNYEHIMADIFDHIIASTPFFDLEIFELPTDSFVVDDKLVD, encoded by the coding sequence ATGCATAAACTAATTGAAAAAATATTTGGTTTTATTCCAAGTTTATTTGAACGAAATGATTTAAATGACACTTTAACTATTTATTTAAGTTTACTTCTTAATGTTCTGATTTTATGTATTATATCGTATTTAATATTTTTTATATCTAGAAAAGTATTAATTAGCTTAATGACGATAATTGCAGGACGTACTAAAACAAAATTTGATGATTTTTTAATTACTAATAAGACTGCAAAATTCATCGCCTATTTAATTCCTTTTCTATTCATTTATAAATCGGTTCCAGTCATTTTAGATGATTTTGTTTATTGGGAAAACATATTCAATAAACTCGTTAGAATTTATATTGTAATTCTTTCGCTATGGATTGTTAGAAGTGTTTTAAAAGCATTGAGAGATTATCTAAAACAAAAGCCAAAATTCAGCGATAAACCAATTGATAGTTATATACAAGTAATCATGATTGTATTGTGGTTATTTGGAATTGTGGTGATTATTTTTAAAATATTTGATATTGGAAAGGCAACATTGTTTGGAACTTTAGGAGCAGTTTCTGCTGTAATTATTTTAGTTTTTAGAGATACAATTTTAGGATTTGTTGCCAGTGTTCAAGTTTCTATGAATGATATGGTTCGAATTGGTGATTGGGTTACTTTTGATAAATTTGGTGCAGATGGAGATGTAATTGAGATAAATTTGGCAACAGTTAAAGTCAGAAACTTTGACAACACTACAACTACAATTCCAACGTATAGTTTGATTTCTGATTCTTTTAAGAATTGGCGCGGAATGCAAAATTCAGATGGTAGAAGAATAAAAAGATATATTCTAATCAAGTCAAAATCTATTCGTTTTTTGGACGAGAAAGAATTAGAAAAGTTTAAGAAGATACAATTAATTTCAAATTATATTGATACTAGACAAGTTGAAATTCAAAAGTTTAACACTAGTAACAATATTGACAAATCACTTGCCGTAAACGGTAGAAACATGACTAATTTTGGTCTATTTCGAAAATATATAACAGAATATCTTCATATTCATCCTGGATTAAATAAAGATATGCTGCTTATGTGCAGACAATTGCAACCAACATCACAGGGAATTCCATTAGAGATTTATACTTTTTCAAGTGATAAACGATGGGTAAATTATGAACATATTATGGCAGACATATTTGACCATATTATTGCCTCTACTCCATTCTTTGATTTAGAAATTTTTGAACTACCTACAGATAGTTTTGTAGTTGATGATAAATTAGTCGATTAA
- a CDS encoding acyl-CoA thioesterase, which translates to MRFHTRKWVKPEDLNPNSTLFGGRLLAWIDEELALYSIVQLQNHKIVTKHMSEINFKSSAKQGDIVEIGIDVVKFGNSSITLTCQVRNMMTREIIISIDSITMVSLGEDGKPKAHGKTKIEYVKDRLID; encoded by the coding sequence ATGAGATTTCATACTAGAAAATGGGTAAAACCAGAAGATTTAAATCCTAACAGTACATTATTTGGTGGCAGGTTATTAGCTTGGATTGATGAAGAATTGGCTTTGTATTCAATAGTGCAATTACAAAACCACAAAATTGTTACAAAACATATGTCTGAAATTAATTTTAAAAGCTCTGCCAAACAAGGTGACATAGTTGAAATTGGAATAGATGTTGTGAAATTTGGAAACTCATCAATAACATTAACTTGTCAAGTTAGAAATATGATGACTAGAGAAATTATTATTTCAATTGACTCAATAACTATGGTAAGTTTAGGAGAAGATGGAAAACCAAAAGCTCACGGAAAAACTAAAATAGAATATGTAAAAGATAGATTAATCGACTAA
- a CDS encoding OmpA family protein has protein sequence MKKSLLTLSVFVLLSSLTSAQEKTSKKEFKETEPNQEIVYDNYNRWSIELSAGQAKGIKPYDDGYYSSNPEKVFGGIQLNSFGIGARYMLSPKFGLKLSFNHDKFTNQSGSGSLDFETKQIRVNFEGVVNAIRLFSLEESAGRIGLLLHGGIQTSNMKSEVYNTDEWNGGLIVGFTPQFRLTNNLSINADISLLSNFRQHFNWNGTYSESANNLSGQMSSMTLGLSYSFGKEKIHGDWAIIEDKRSKELKELEGRIADIETLMNDSDKDGVPDYLDVENNSLAGVAVDTKGRMVDLNNNGVADELEKYVDKTITNNNNTVTNNVSDGMVLKLVNDGYIAAYFDNNKRYPNTGSTDNLGFILNYLKTNPTKSLEITGYADELGKTEYNQKLSSDRAENVKTILVKAGIDASRLTIKANGIDDSVDKTSEYARRLVRKVVFKIVN, from the coding sequence ATGAAAAAAAGCCTACTAACATTAAGTGTTTTTGTTTTATTGTCTTCATTGACAAGCGCACAAGAAAAAACTTCAAAAAAAGAATTCAAAGAAACTGAACCCAATCAAGAAATAGTTTACGATAATTACAATAGATGGTCTATTGAATTAAGCGCCGGTCAAGCCAAAGGTATAAAACCATATGATGATGGTTATTATTCAAGTAATCCTGAAAAAGTTTTTGGAGGAATTCAATTAAATTCTTTCGGTATAGGTGCTCGTTATATGTTAAGTCCTAAGTTTGGTTTAAAATTAAGTTTCAACCACGATAAATTTACAAATCAATCTGGAAGTGGTAGTTTAGATTTTGAAACAAAACAAATAAGGGTGAATTTTGAAGGTGTAGTTAATGCAATCCGATTATTTAGTCTTGAAGAATCAGCTGGAAGAATTGGACTTCTTTTACATGGTGGAATTCAAACTTCAAACATGAAATCAGAAGTATATAATACTGATGAATGGAATGGAGGATTAATCGTTGGTTTTACACCTCAGTTTAGATTAACTAATAATTTATCTATAAATGCAGACATAAGTTTATTAAGCAATTTTAGACAACACTTTAATTGGAATGGTACTTATTCAGAATCGGCTAATAATTTATCAGGTCAAATGTCTTCTATGACATTAGGCCTATCATATTCTTTTGGTAAAGAAAAAATTCATGGAGATTGGGCAATTATTGAAGATAAACGTTCTAAAGAATTAAAAGAACTTGAAGGAAGAATTGCTGATATTGAAACATTAATGAATGATAGTGATAAAGATGGTGTTCCTGATTATTTAGATGTTGAAAACAATTCATTAGCTGGTGTTGCAGTAGATACCAAAGGAAGAATGGTTGATTTAAACAATAATGGCGTTGCTGATGAATTAGAAAAGTATGTTGATAAAACTATTACTAATAATAACAATACTGTTACAAACAACGTTAGTGACGGAATGGTTCTTAAGTTAGTTAATGATGGCTATATTGCAGCTTATTTTGATAACAATAAGCGTTACCCAAATACTGGTTCAACAGATAATTTAGGCTTTATTCTAAATTACCTAAAAACTAACCCAACTAAATCACTTGAGATTACAGGCTATGCTGATGAGTTAGGAAAAACAGAATACAATCAAAAACTTTCAAGCGATAGAGCTGAAAACGTAAAAACTATTTTAGTTAAAGCAGGAATTGATGCTTCTAGATTAACTATCAAAGCAAATGGTATTGACGATTCTGTAGATAAAACTTCTGAATATGCTAGACGTTTAGTTCGTAAAGTTGTCTTCAAGATTGTGAATTAA
- a CDS encoding glyoxalase: MENRDSHIIALRGETIGSIDANTSHDEIFQNRTLRPILKTQNDLFIAVFINYAVKQKNVFFSLSPEKKMAYIENVIQRDIKFRNSLKGIIIGLFTVEEYNDYIQNSSNLNKRMMNMLIERLKNQVLLLENDNLQHKAVI, translated from the coding sequence ATGGAAAATAGAGACTCGCATATTATTGCTTTAAGAGGTGAAACTATTGGTTCAATTGATGCAAACACTTCTCATGATGAAATATTTCAAAATAGAACACTACGTCCTATCTTGAAAACCCAAAATGATTTATTTATAGCTGTTTTTATTAATTATGCTGTGAAACAAAAGAATGTATTTTTCAGTTTGTCTCCAGAGAAGAAAATGGCATACATAGAAAATGTAATTCAACGTGACATTAAATTTAGAAATTCACTCAAAGGAATTATTATAGGTCTTTTTACTGTTGAAGAATATAATGACTACATTCAAAATTCATCTAACTTGAATAAACGTATGATGAATATGCTAATCGAAAGATTAAAAAATCAAGTTTTACTTCTTGAAAATGACAATTTGCAACACAAAGCTGTTATTTAA
- a CDS encoding esterase family protein, with protein MKEEYFKWYSPNLSREIEMLVFGHAGYPVILFPTSMGSFHENKDQGLIESVRWYLEQGLIQIFCPNSIDKDSFYNKKVHPVHRIQNHVWYDKMICHEIVERVKNNTGTGKVAVAGCSFGGYHAANFAFRHPGYVSHMFSMSGAFSIKSFMDGHWDDDVFYNSPEDYLYGLNDGNVWQMDIILGTSNWDICFDANLKLSRILAQRDIPHWLDIRQDREHDWPVWREMFPHYLSRIKFF; from the coding sequence ATGAAAGAAGAATATTTTAAGTGGTATTCACCCAATCTAAGCCGTGAAATTGAAATGTTAGTTTTTGGACATGCTGGTTATCCAGTTATCCTATTCCCTACTTCTATGGGTAGCTTTCATGAAAACAAAGACCAAGGATTAATAGAAAGTGTCCGATGGTATTTAGAACAAGGTCTTATTCAAATATTTTGTCCAAACAGTATCGATAAAGATAGCTTTTACAATAAGAAAGTACATCCTGTTCATCGTATTCAAAATCATGTTTGGTATGATAAAATGATTTGTCATGAAATTGTAGAACGTGTCAAAAACAATACTGGTACTGGTAAAGTAGCTGTTGCAGGTTGTAGTTTTGGTGGTTATCATGCGGCCAACTTTGCATTCAGACATCCTGGTTATGTTAGTCATATGTTTTCTATGAGTGGCGCTTTTTCTATTAAAAGTTTTATGGACGGACATTGGGATGATGATGTTTTTTATAATTCACCCGAAGATTATTTATATGGTTTGAATGATGGCAATGTTTGGCAAATGGATATTATTCTTGGTACATCAAATTGGGATATTTGTTTTGATGCAAACTTAAAGCTAAGCCGAATACTTGCACAGCGTGATATTCCACATTGGTTAGATATTCGTCAAGACAGAGAACACGATTGGCCTGTTTGGCGAGAAATGTTTCCGCATTATTTATCCAGAATTAAGTTTTTCTAA